In the Balaenoptera ricei isolate mBalRic1 chromosome 1, mBalRic1.hap2, whole genome shotgun sequence genome, cgaccagggatcgaacccgcactccctgcattggaagcgcagagttgtaaccactggactgccagataAGTCCCTATTAATGTCTTTTGAAAATGAGTATGTGGTTAAGTGCTAGAGTTTTATCTGTCTTCAGTCATTGGGTTTTTCACGTCTTAGGACTTACCTATAAAGCAAGTTCTCTTGTTTATTCCTTATATGCTGGGTAATAtgcaaaaattaagtacaatacTTATTTCCATCACCTAATACAATaactggcatatagtaggcatttgataaatatttgataactACTCTGAAGTAGCTTATCACCTTCCCGCTTGATTTTAGGAAATATTATGAGACTATAACTTTCTGGTAACGATATCCTGACAAATACCTTCCCAAAATACCATTTTCATCTTAATACTCCCCTGATGAAGAACCTACAATGCTTATTACTTactgaattaaatttaaattcttctgCCAAGCTTCGTGTGtgataaaatacatgtaacaaaaTTTGCCGTTAatgacatttagtacattcacaatgatgtgcaatcatcaccacaatctagtTCCAAAATTTTAATCGTCCTGAAAAGAAACTCCACACTCATTTAGCAGTCTCTCCCCATTCCCTCCAGATTAgattggcaaccacaaatctgcttTCTCTATACATAGATTTATCTGTTGTGGATATTTCATCTGCCTAGCTTTTAAGTCCTTCGGAATTTTCCCACATTTTATCTATCcaaatttattttccatatttcccTATAATAGAACCTCTGTTGCAATTAAATTAACCTACTTACCATTTCTCTGTACCCATCATGCTTATTTTTACCTTTGAGTCACTGCTACTCTGATCCCTGCTCCTggaattccttcttttttcctctatccatattcttaaatttctttcacctACTCAAGCCTTTCCTAACCACTCCAGTGatacctttcttttttccagattCCTGGTGATGATCAGTGCCACATAGATTATCACTTAATGGTTCCAAGTGAGTGCTAATTTTGTCTACCCAATTTGAATACATATATAATCATTAAGCAGTGTCCTTTCTTAAATATCCTGCTTATTCTAACACTGTATAAGGCACACGGAACTTGCTTAGGAAATGTTCATTTAATAATTACCTAATAAAAGTTATAATAGGTAACATTTAATGAGAGCTTATTATTTGACAACCACTGCAAAAAGCTTTATATGCTTTATCTTACTAGATCCTCACAAAAATCCTCTTAGAAGGGGAGttctattatcctcattttataagtgagaaaaATCGATAAAGTATGTAATGTAACCAAGGTCATAGATTTTGATAACTATTGGTAGGCTGGGGATTTGAATGAAAGTCTACCTGACACCAAAGCTCATGCTTTTTAACCTCTATGTTATACTGCTTATTTACGTATTTGAACAATATGTTAATATGAATAAATGTGTTAAGGGCAACTACTACCTgttataatgtatgtaaagtacctATCAGTGTTTAAAGGATGTTTGCTGTTGATGTTGTTATTCAATGTATAAAACAAGCAGGAAAGTACTAGAGAAGCAGTGGCAAGTTAAAGACCTAAGTGACCAGAAATAACTTTTTAGAATCACACTGTTAACAATGATAAAACCAGTAAAATGGAACTGCTGCAAAGTTTTAAGAGATTGTATCTAAaatagtttggggttttttgtttgtttgtttttttagggcTATATATCAAGGAGCAGAATTCTAAAATCCTGTCTTCCTTTTGCCCTTGACAAAACAAAACTACTAGCCTaggaaaaccagaaataaatcaataaatagtgGAAGCTATTATGGAAACCATGTCATCTCCTGAGGTGAATTACTCTAAACTTAATGAGCTATTCTTGCAGTACAAATTCTTAGGGCTAAATGTCATCTAAAGCCAAAGAAAATTTTTTACCTGATTTGGGACTCTGGGGTTTTAcactctgaaaaagaaagaaagtcaaaGTGAAAGAAGAACATCTATACAAATCTATAAACTCAAAGcaataaatagcattttaaaattatatttcatatacCACTAGAGATAGTTATGAAATGTTGACcctatttttcctaatttataaatGTGCTGAACTGTGAAGAATCATCCACTCCTACAGTGATTTGTATATGTCATGAATATTGGTCCTAAATTGATCCTTTTtatagttatttccttcctactcAGAACATTTCCCTGAAAATTTAATTCCAGGTAAGGTTGTTGCCACTGAAATTACTTCATGACACTGAAAAAGTAGTGATTGTTCTTTACTCTGGGAGTTGTTAAGATAAAGACCATTAGCAATAATAGTAACAGTTACTAGCACATTAAAAGTGtaatttaagggcttccctggtggcgcagtggttaagaatccgcctattaatgcagaggacatgggttcaagcccttgtccgggaaaatcccacatgccgcggaacaactaagcccatgtgccacaactactgagcctgctctctagagcttgtgagccacaactactgagcccacgtgccacaactactgaagcccgcgtgcctagagcccatgccctgcaacaagagaagccaccacaatgagaagcccgtgcaccacaacgaagagtagccttcactcgctgcacctagagaaagcccgcacgcagcaacaaagacccaacacagctaaaaataaataaataaaataaattaaaaagaaaaaaaaaagtgtaatttaTAAGGCAGGGAATATTTGCCCACCAGCACTGCAATTGTAAGTGTGTTTAAATGTTTTAGTTAATTACTTTTCTGATCTCTGAAATTTTAAGATAGTTGGTTCATAGAATTAGATACAAATGAATAACAGATTGTTGAAGGTATAGGTTTTTCTTCTAGAAGCAGGGAACATTATTCCAAAAGGTTTATCTTAAATAATATAgacatctgttctttttttttaaaaactactctcTATGTTATCACAGCTAACAAGAAACAGCCTACCAGATGACTGCTATGAACAAGCAATCTACTTATGAAACAATTATTTTTGCCTTAACTGTCCTTCAAGAATAGAGtcaaatgtttcttctttcaCTGTCTTCCTTGATCACTTCCAACCTGAAGGGATCTCTCACAGTTTCAAAGTTCTTATCTTCCATATGGCACTGATTATATTTGCCTTGTTATAATaaatacagacaaaaataaagactTGTGTACACATCCTATATCCCCACTACTGAACTATAAGTTTCTTAAGGGCAGTAATTATGTCTTATACATCTTTTTATCCCCCACATCCTCTAGCACATTGTTTTATAAATAGTATCCGCTTAGGATTTACTAAGTGAtaggtgttaaaaataaaaggaaggggcttccctggtggcgcagtggttaagaatccgcctgccagtgcaggagacatgagttcaagccctggtccgggaagatcccacatgccgccgagcaactaagcccgtgctccacaactactgagcctgcgctctagaggccgcaagccacaactgctgagcctgcgtgccacaactactgaagcccgtgtgcctagagcccacgctctgcaacaagagaagccactgcaatgagaagcccacacaccgcaacgaagagtagcccccgctcaccgcagctagagaaaagcctgcgcgcagcaacgaagacccaatgcagccaaaaataaataagtaaatttatgaaaaaaaaatgtatatataaggaATAGGACTATAGTCCGTTGAATCCAAGTGAGTAGAGTCAGAAAAAAGTTATTGACCTTGCTTGGTCTAAGTCTTACCAAATCATCAAATTTCTTTGATTCAGATGTTCTACTACATTCTAGTGATGTTCCAATTTTTACCTTCACAGCTGAAGATGAAGATTTGGGAACATCCAGGGGGAATTCTCctgtaaaaaaagtaaatatgtttcaattttagtgctgTAATTTTAGAGAGCAATTGTTACTTGGCAATAGCACACAGAATATTGAGAGGACCTAAGAAGTAATATAGTTAATCCACACTTTATTTTACACTTACTGAACTGTACTCACCAGCTTCCTCTACCACAATAAAAGATTCAGGTGTCCGTTCAGGAAGTGGAGGGGGAATTTCATCATTTATTCTTGAAGAAGTTGCTATCCAAAATGTCCGAAAtataatcaaaaattttaattagaaaaatccaaagaaaattcTTATATTCTAATCTTGATACAAATTATGTCAAGCATCATTAATATATTTAAGCTGGTATCTGTTCACTCAAGgagaaaacaacataaattctCTAATCCTAAATTGGAAACCCAGGaggattttgatttttcttcaagatttattatttcttttaaaagctcaAAGGTATTTTGATTAAGTCACTGAGTATCAGTTAACATAATGTAACATCTTATATTAATTTAGGAAGCTTTGGATTGTTTTCTCCATAACTCTTGCCTTTTGTTTTACATAGAATATACAACATCATAAAACACGTTGACATGCCAAAGATTCAATTACAGAGCAGGTAAAAATCACAAAGATTTTAGTATCTCTTCTTCATTCTTATAGAATTAAGAATATTGATATTTTTCCTGTTTACAAAAAAATGGTATAACAAggttttctatatttctatagaagtattcagaatttttatagaattttaatgCTATTATGAGAAACTGCCACCAGATGGCATACATGTCAATGTTGCTACAATCCTTGAAGATAAGGATTTGGTTCCTAATGCTGACACTCAGGGAAGTTTACAGAACTATAGgtatctagaaaaataaaatttcgtTAAATCATAAAACAAGATCAAAGTATGTAATCCTTCCTTCTAACCAAAGAAGAAACTAGATccagatgaaatatttttataacaaaactATGCATGTACATATCTATTGAGGAACTCTGTACAGTAAATAATGtcatagagaaaaagctttctctACTTCCTACCTAGGTGGATCATTCTTTATAAATTTCTGATGACATATCTAAGAGAGTTAAAGTTGCTTTAACTCTTCTTTCACAACGTCTTCCTTCATATCAAACTATTATAATTATCTAACCAAATATTTACTTCTACTTTCAAACCACTCAGTAATATGAAACAATATGCATAATATGCAAAAATACAGAACTATAAgagataaaatatgaaattaaagtCGTATAAGATTAAAATATCATACGGAATACTGAACATGTATCCTCATctctaaatttattataaaaggacaaGAGGGAATCAAGTCCTCCTCTTCCAACTCCTGCAGGAAGAGAATTCAATTCTTAGCAATCTGTTCAATTTAGTATAGACACATGATTCTCCAACAAAAATTCTGAGTGACCATGTGGTGCTGTTGATCAaatcttttctgattttttttggaaGTTGCTTCTGCATGCTAAGGATAaattgtggacttttttttttttaacatctttactggagtataattgctttacaatgttgtgttaatttctgctgtataacaaaattgTGGACATTTGATAGACACTTCTAGGAATGAGGACTGCTGCCTTTAGAAGCACGCCTGCTGGCATAGGTCCTGTACCAGATCTGACTGCCTCCACTATTGCTTGTTTCATGGAATATTACATATCTGTTATTGCTATTTTCAACTTATCACATCATCAAAACActcatggaatttatttttttgaggaggagaaaaaggagaaggaagcagagaaggatAAGAGGGTGGGGGGGTAAAAAAAACATATCTTATAGAAACAAAGTCAAATCTAAAATGCtgtacaaacttttaaaaataacttacctACTACTGCTGTCTCTTGGGTCAGTGGTGGGGGGAAATTGGTCGGAGGAGTCAGTGCTAAAGAATCACGTGAATTGTAATAAGGAAAGAGGATTGTAGAAGATTTTGGCAGTGAAGAACAAGGTAAAACAGTTTCATCTTGCTTCTCAGGTAAATCAAGAGACATCTTAGAACCAGCACTACTTGGAGACAATGATGAAAAATAAGGATCTTCTACTAAAGACATGTAAGAAAGTACTTTAAAAGCACCAGAGTCATGCTGCTTTGCATTAGAGGCATTGCACATTTGATGCTTAGAGTCATATGATGGTGAATAATTCAGTTCTGCTGAAGAAACATGCATCACTTTTTGAGCCTGCTCAAGACAAGAATTGTGTGGGTGAGattccaaataaaaattttccttGACGTCCAACTCTTTGGTGTCTCTCTGTTGCATCAATTCAAAGGGAGTTGATTTGGTCCGCATTATTGGCCCCTTTAAATTAAAACATCTTCCTGCTGCATTTACAGGTTTAGAGTTAGGACGTGCTCCAAACAAAATGGAGCTCAAGTCCAAACTTTGATGCTTCTGAAGAGGCTCCCCAGCTATTGGGAATACCTTTCTCTCCCATTTCATGGTTGTGTCAGCATTTTTGTTACAACCACGATTTAGCTCCAAAAACTCTAAAGAACTGCTCTGTTTAGAAGGGTGCATTACTAACCCTTCCTTTTCACTTATTTCAGAAATCCTGAGGTCAAAGGAAGAAGCTTCTGCACTTTTCACCCTTATCCTTCCTTTGCTCTGTTGGTTCATCACTTTTGCTTCTTTTATGATgctgaaacaaaaaagaaagtaatgatGATACCATATCCCAAAGAGGTCTCTTCCCATATCCTCTTCTAAGCATCACTATGAGATATAAGCATGAGATTTTCCTCCCAGACACAATTAGATAACATTTAGATGTGTAAAATTATACTCACCTTTTTGGTAAATTAGGAGAATAAGAATCTGCTTCTTGATTGGGATTTTGCTTAGAAACTGAATACTTTGCTTGAATCTTCAAGAGACGTAAGAGATTGTTTTTTAGTGACGCAATGGCCATGAGAGATCTTAGCATTCATAAGACTAAGaagttatttttcagaaaatataaagatttaaaataattcatgaaaGAGTCATATGAGTTTCCAAAATATTGAACCCAGCAGTAACTTGTTCACATACTGAAATCAAAAGGATCAAAATAAAGGATTAAATAGTGTTATAGAAATTGAGAAGGATTTGCTTATAgcatcatcttttcatatgtggAAGTTCTAAaatgttgtttatttaaaatataactttattctCAGGAACACTTTACTTTCAGAACTTTCATCATCTCAACCTTTTATGTTATGTCCTCATACTTATCTTGTTCtacatttttcttccttactGTGCTCCAGCTATACTGGTTTTCTTGCCATTCCATAAGCATACCAAACTCGTTACCAATTCAATGCTTTTACTCTTACTATTCCCTCTGATTGAAATACTTTTGCTACAGATTTTGCATGGCTGGCTCTTTCTAAGTCATTATTCTCTACTTAAATTTCACCTACATAAGGAAACCTCTCCTGACCACTCAACCTAAAATCACACTCCCACCCACTTGCCCAAACACTCtcaatctttattttcttcataggaaTTATCACATTATGAAATTTGTTACTATGGCTCATGGAATCCAAGCTACCATcaattgtacaatatatcctgccTTCAGGGATGTttcaatatgtttttttaaaaagtcagcaatTATAAGATTCCACCTGTAGCGGGTTTAATTGTGACTCTCAAAAAGATATGTTAAAATCTAATCCCGGaaatctgtgaatgtgaccttatttggaaatagggtctttgcagatgtaattagttaagatgaggtcatattggattagggtgggccctaatgcaATGACTTGTGtccttacaaaaagagaaaagagagactcagagacacacagggagaatgtggtgtgatgatggaggcagagactggactgCAGTAATGTATCTGCAAGCCAAAGTACAACAAGGATTGctggaaaaaccaaaaaatagCAATAGGCAAGGAAGATTCTTCCCCTAGAGCTATGAGAGAGAGCatggccttgctgacaccttaattttagactttgtgactccagaactgtgagaaaattaatttgttgttttaaaccctCCTTGGTTTGTGGTACTTGTTACAGCAAGCCTAGTAAACTGATACAGAGACTTTAATACTCCACGTTCAATAATGAATAGAAAAATCAGATCAACAAGGAGACAGAGGACAGACATGAACAATCATGTAAACAAATAGGAACTAACAAACACTCatagaacactctacccaacaaaacatacattcttctcaaacatatatggaacattctccaggatagaccagatgttaggccacaaaacaagctttaataaattttaaaagagagaagtcatacaaagtatctttttCAATCATAATGGgttgaaactagaaatcaataacagaaggaaacctGGAAAATTCACAAGTATGTGTAAATTAAACcctcttaaacaaccaatgggtcaaaggagaaatcacaatagAAATTAGAGAATacttagaaatgaatgaaaatacatCATACCAAAATGTATGGAatacagtgaaagcagtgcttagaggtaAATTTACATCTGTGAATGCCTGGAAGAAAGATTTCAAATTAATTacctaactttataccttaaggaactagaataagaacaaactaaacccaaagctagcagaaggaaggaaatattaaaagattagagcagagataaatgaaatagagaaaacaatggagaaaaccAACAAAACCAAAATTTGATCCtttgaaaagatctgtaaaattcacaaacctttagctagagaCTGActaagggaaaaagagaagactGAAATTGCTAAAATctcaaattacagaaataaaagtggggacattactaatttcacagaaacaaaaagtataagataataatatgaataattgtatgccaacaaattgtaTGACCTGgattaaatgaacaaattcctaaaaacataTGATCAACCAAAACTGattcagaaagaaatggaaaatctgaatagacctacaACTAGCAAGTAggctgaatcagtaatcaaatattttcccaacaaagaaaagtccaggaccagatggcttcattggtgaattgtaccaaacatttaaggaagaataaaCGCCAATCCTGCACAAACTCTTCCTAAAACTTGAATGACACTCCTAAGTCATGCAATGAGGACAGTAATTCTCTGTTGCCAAAGctagacaaagatgttacaggcaaaagaaaaccacagaccaatattctttatgaatattgatgcgaaagtcctcaataaaatactagcaaactgagtTCAGCATAGTAAAAGGAttacacaccatgaccaagtgagatttatttccagagtgcaaggatggttcaacattcaaaaattaatcaGTGTAATATATCATATTAATAGAATTAAGGAGAAGAAACCCACATGATCATATCgattgaggaagaaaaaaatttgacaaattcatcataaaaatacttaataaacTGGGAATataagggaacttcctcaacatgataaaggccatatatgaaaaacccacagctaatatcatactcaaaggtgaaggactgaaagctttcccccaAGATCAGGCATGAGACAAGGATGccaatttttgccatttttattcaacataataccagaagttctagccagagcaattaggtaagaaagcaaacaaacaaataaaggcatcaaaatgggaaaggaggaagtaaagttaccttcatttgcagatgacataattttatatgttgaaagattccacacacactcacaaaaaaacaTGCTACAGCTAATAAACCAATTCAGCAAAATTGCAGAATATAtaatcaacacacaaaaaccaGTTGCACTACTATACATTAGCAATAAacattctgaaaaggaaattaggaaagcaattctaatatatatgtatcaaaaatatacatactaaggaataaaggaataaacttaaccaaggaagtgaaagacttatatactgaaaactacaaaccattgctgacaaataaaataaatggagagacattcgATGCTCATGAAGTGGAAGACATTATATTGTTATGATAACATTacacaaagtgatctacagattcaatgcaatccctataaaaattccaaaggtgcttctgcagaaatagaaaacctcATCTTAAAATTCATGcagagagagaccttcaagatgttggaggagtaagacgtggagatcaccttcctccccacaaatacgtcagaaatacatctacatgtggaacaactcctacagaacacctactgaacactgtcagaagacctcagacttcccaaaagactcCCTCAGGCAACCTcgcgcagaggcagggccaaatccaaagctgaaccccaagagctgtgcgaacaaagaagagaaagggaaattcctcccagcagcctcaggagcagcggattaaatctgcacaatcaacttgatgtaccctgcatctctggaatacctgaataaacaacaaatcatcccaaaatggaggaccagtggactttgggagcaactgtagccttggggtttgctttctgcatctaatttgtttctggttctatgtttatcttagtttagtatttagagtttattatcattggtagatttgtttattgatttggttgctctcttcctcctttatatatatatatatatttttttttttccattttctctttttgtgagtgtgtatgtctatgctactttgtgtgattttctctgtatagctttgcttgtaccatttgtcctagggttctgtctgtctgttttgggggtttttttagtatagtttttagtccttgttatcattggtggatttgttttttggtttcgttactctcttctttctttttttattaatttttaatttatttatatttttaatatttatttttattttaatagctttctttcctttctttctttctttctttcattctttctttctttttttctccgtTTTCTTCTGatctgtgtggctgacagggtcttggtgctccggccgggtgtcaggcctgtgcctctgaggtgagagagccgagttcaggacattggtccaccagagacctcctggctccaagtaatatcaaacagctaaagctctctcagagatctccatctcaatgctaagtcccagctccactcaatgaccagcaaactacagtgctggacaccctatgccaaacaactagcaagacagggacaCAACCCCACACACTAgaagagaggctgcttaaaatcataataaggtcacagacaccccaaaacacaccataagacacggtcctgcccacctgaaagacaagatccagcctcatcaccagaagacaggcaccagtcccctccac is a window encoding:
- the PTPN22 gene encoding tyrosine-protein phosphatase non-receptor type 22 isoform X4, which gives rise to MDQREILQKFLDEAQTKKSNKEEFANEFLTLKRLSTQYKADKTYPTTEAERPKNIKKNRYKDILPYDHSRVELSMVTSDEDSSYINANFIKGVYGPKAYIATQGPLPTTVLDFWRMIWEYSVLIIVMACMEFEMGKKKCERYWAEPGEMQLQLGPFSISCEAENKKSDYTIRTLQAKFNSETRTIYQFHYKNWPDHDVPSSIDPILELIWDVRCYQEDNSVPICIHCSAGCGRTGVICAIDYMWMLLKDGIQAKYSVSKQNPNQEADSYSPNLPKSIIKEAKVMNQQSKGRIRVKSAEASSFDLRISEISEKEGLVMHPSKQSSSLEFLELNRGCNKNADTTMKWERKVFPIAGEPLQKHQSLDLSSILFGARPNSKPVNAAGRCFNLKGPIMRTKSTPFELMQQRDTKELDVKENFYLESHPHNSCLEQAQKVMHVSSAELNYSPSYDSKHQMCNASNAKQHDSGAFKVLSYMSLVEDPYFSSLSPSSAGSKMSLDLPEKQDETVLPCSSLPKSSTILFPYYNSRDSLALTPPTNFPPPLTQETAVVATSSRINDEIPPPLPERTPESFIVVEEAGEFPLDVPKSSSSAVKVKIGTSLECSRTSESKKFDDLVRLRPSKSVKPQSPKSDRHQDRSSSLPPPLPERTLESFLVADEDCMQAQPIETFSASCPNTMENSTSSKQTLKTPGKCFTRSKSLKILRNMKKSICNSSPSNKPADSVQSNNSSSFLNFGFANRFSKPKGPRNPPSTWNI